The genomic stretch GCGTATCCCTGGTGTGACACCAGCGGCCATTTCGCTGCTGCTGATTCATCTGAAAAAACGCGGCGCAGGCCGCGAATTGGAGCAAAGCGCTTGAGTTCCCTGGTCACCCCGCAACACGCCGAAGAATTGTCCACAGGCGCGCGCCAGCTCGGCATCGAGCTGAGCGCGCAGCAGCACGAGATGCTGCTGGGCTACCTGGCCCTGTTGATCAAATGGAACAAGGCCTACAACCTGACTGCCGTGCGTGATCCGGACGAGATGGTTTCGCGGCATCTGCTCGACAGCCTCAGCGTCATGTCGTTTATCCACAGCGAGCGCGATAACTGGCTGGATGTCGGCAGTGGGGGTGGCATGCCAGGCATACCCTTGGCTATCCTGCACCCGCACAAGCAAGTGACGGTTCTGGACAGCAATGGCAAGAAGACCCGCTTCCTGACCCAGGTCAAAATGGAACTCAAGCTGGACAACCTGCAGGTTATCCACAGCCGGGTCGAAGCATTCAAACCGGCGCAACCGTTCAGCGGAATCATCTCTCGTGCCTTCAGCAGCATGGAGAACTTCACCAACTGGACCCGCCATCTGGGCGACACCGGGACGCAATGGCTTGCAATGAAGGGGCTGCATCCTGCCGATGAACTGGTAGCATTGCCCGCAGACTTCACAGTGGAAAGCGAGCAGGCCCTGACCGTTCCGGGTTGCCAGGGCCAGCGCCATCTGCTGATACTGCGCCGCAAGGCATGACTGGGAACACGCGCATCAATGGCTAAGGTATTCGCAATCGCGAACCAGAAAGGTGGTGTGGGCAAGACCACCACCTGTATCAATCTCGCCGCTTCGCTGGCCGCGACCAAACGTCGTGTGCTGCTGATCGACCTCGATCCGCAAGGCAACGCCACCATGGGCAGCGGTGTCGACAAGCACGAGCTCGAGCACTCGGTATACGACCTGCTGATCGGGGAATGCGACCTGGCTCAGGCCATGCATTACTCCGAGCACGGTGGTTTCCAGCTGTTGCCGGCCAACCGTGACCTGACCGCCGCCGAAGTGGTGCTGCTGGAAATGCAGGTCAAGGAAAGCCGCCTGCGCAACGCCCTGGCGCCGATCCGCGAGAACTACGACTTCATTCTCATCGACTGTCCGCCGTCGTTGTCGATGCTGACGCTGAATGCGTTGGTGGCCTCCGATGGCGTCATCATCCCCATGCAGTGCGAGTACTACGCACTGGAAGGTCTCAGTGACCTTGTGGATAACATCAAGCGCATCGCCGCCCGGTTGAACCCGGAGCTGAAGATCGAAGGCCTGTTGCGGACCATGTTCGACCCGCGCCTGAGCCTGAACAACGATGTTTCGGCCCAGCTCAAGGAACACTTCGGCGAGCAGCTGTACGACACGGTCATCCCGCGCAACATTCGCCTGGCCGAGGCCCCAAGCTTCGGCATGCCGGCCCTGGCCTACGACAAGCAATCGCGTGGCGCGCTGGCTTATCTGGCCCTGGCTGGGGAACTGGTACGCCGTCAGCGCCGTCCATCCCGCACTGCACAAACAACTTAAGGAATCCGTATGGCCGTTAAGAAACGGGGTCTCGGACGTGGGTTGGATGCACTGCTCAGTGGTCCTTCCGTCAGCGCGCTCGAAGAGCAGGCTGTCAAGATCGACCAGAAAGAACTGCAACACCTGCCGGTCGAGCTGATTCAACGTGGCAAGTACCAGCCGCGTCGCGACATGGACCCGGTGGCGCTGGAAGAACTCGCGCACTCGATTCGCACCCATGGCGTGATGCAGCCGATCGTGGTTCGCCCGATTGCCGACAACCGCTACGAGATCATCGCCGGTGAGCGCCGTTGGCGCGCCACCCAGCAGGCTGGCCTGGACACCGTGCCGGCCATGGTCCGCGAAGTGCCGGACGAAACGGCCATTGCCATGGCGCTGATCGAGAACATCCAGCGCGAAGACCTCAACCCCCTGGAAGAGGCCCTCGCGCTGCAGCGCCTGCAGCAGGAGTTCGAACTGACCCAGCAGCAGGTAGCGGATGCCGTGGGCAAGTCGCGGGTTACCGTGGCCAACCTGCTGCGCCTGATCACCCTGCCTGAAGCGATCAAGACCATGCTCGCCCACGGAGACCTGGAGATGGGTCATGCGCGCGCTTTGCTCGGTCTTGAAGAGCATCGTCAGGAAGAGGGGGCGCGTCATGTTGTCGCACGTGGCCTCACCGTGCGCCAAACCGAGGCACTGGTGCGTCAATGGCTCAGCGATAAGCCTGATCCGGTCGAACCGAGCAAACCTGATCCGGATATCGCACGCCTTGAACAGCGGCTCGCAGAGCGCCTGGGCTCTGCCGTACAGATCCGTCATGGCAACAAGGGCAAGGGCCAGTTGGTTATTCGCTATAACTCGCTTGACGAGTTGCAAGGCGTCCTTGCTCACATCCGCTGAAACAATTCCTGTTGTAGCGCGCAGTCGGAAATCACTACGAAGAGTTGAATAGGGGTTAATCCACCCCTATACTCTGCGCGCATTTTGTCGGCACAAATTATGCCAAGTCATAGCTGACTTGTTGGTCGACTTCCGAGGAGCAGTTGTGATGGAAATACGCACGCCAAACCGCTTGCCTTTCCATCGCTGGGCGGTTTTTCCGGTACTGCTGACTCAATGTGTTGTACTGCTGTTGGCAACGTTGGTGTTGTGGCAGTGGAAAGGGGCGGTCAGTGGATATTCAGGTCTCTGCGGAGGTTTGATTGCCTGGCTACCCAATGTGTATTTCGCCTGGAAGGCATTTCGCTTCAGCGGAGCCCGGGCAGCGCAGGCCATCGTCAAGTCGTTCTACGCTGGCGAGGCAGGCAAAATGATTTTGACGGCAGTGCTGTTTGCACTGACCTTCGCAGGAGTGAAGCCATTGGCGCCGTTAGCAGTATTCGGCGTCTTCCTGCTGACCCTAATGGTCAGCTGGTTCGCGCCACTGCTAATGAATAAAAGACTTTCGAGACCTTAGGGCGTTTGAGGCAACCATGGCAGCAGAAACCGCTTCGGGCTATATCCAGCACCACTTGCAGAACCTGACCTACGGTCAACTACCAGACGGCAGCTGGGGCTTCGCCCATTCGGCTGCAGAAGCCAAGGCAATGGGCTTCTGGGCGTTCCACCTGGACACCCTGGGCTGGTCCGTTGCGCTGGGTCTGATCTTCCTGTTCATCTTCCGCATGGCGGCGAAGAAGGCGACCTCCGGCCAACCTGGCGGTCTGCAGAACTTCGTCGAAGTGATGGTCGACTTCGTCAACGGCAGCGTGAAGGACTCCTTCCACGGCCGTAGCCCGGTGATCGCACCGCTGGCGCTGACCATCTTCGTCTGGGTATTCCTGATGAACGCCGTCGACCTGGTACCGGTCGACTGGATTCCTCAGCTGGCCATCCTGATCTCCGGTGATCCGCACATTCCGTTCCGCGCCGTGTCGACCACCGACCCGAACGCGACCCTGGCCATGGCCTTCAGCGTGTTCGCCCTGATCATCTTCTACAGCATCAAGGTCAAGGGCCTGGGCGGCTTCATCGGTGAGCTGACCCTGCACCCGTTCGGCAGCAAGAACATCTTTGTACAGATCCTGCTGATCCCAGTGAACTTCCTGCTCGAATTCGTCACCCTGATCGCCAAGCCGATCTCGCTGGCACTGCGTCTGTTCGGCAACATGTACGCCGGTGAGCTGGTGTTCATCCTGATCGCCGTCATGTTCGGCTCCGGCCTGCTCTGGCTGAGCGGCCTGGGTGTGGTGCTGCAATGGGCGTGGGCTGTGTTCCACATCCTGATCATCACCCTGCAAGCTTTCATCTTCATGATGCTGACCATCGTCTACCTGTCGATGGCGCACGAAGATAACCATTAAGACCGCCTGGCGTGTCTGATAGCCTTCCTCGCCGGTACGGGGGGAGGGCTTAAAAAGTCCGCAAGGGCAGCTGTACTCACGATTTGTTTTACCGCTTCAAACTAAAAACCTAACCAATACGACGTAAAAGTCGGGAGGAAAGATGGAAACTGTAGTTGGTCTGACCGCTATCGCTGTTGCTCTGCTGATCGGCCTGGGTGCTCTGGGTACCGCCATTGGTTTCGGCCTGCTGGGCGGCAAATTCCTGGAAGGCGCTGCTCGTCAACCAGAAATGGTTCCGATGCTGCAGGTTAAAATGTTCATCGTTGCCGGTCTGCTCGACGCCGTAACCATGATCGGTGTTGGTATCGCTCTGTTCTTCACCTTCGCGAATCCGTTCGTTGGTCAGATCGCCGGCTAATCACTCGTCACCACGAGTTGATTTGCTGTATGAATTAAGACCGAGCGAGGTGTTGGCGTGAACATTAATGCAACCCTGATTGGCCAATCCGTTGCTTTCCTGATTTTTGTACTCTTCTGCATGAAGTACGTATGGCCTCCGGTCATCACTGCTCTGCAAGAGCGCCAAAAGAAGATTGCCGATGGCTTGGACGCTGCCAACCGCGCAGCTCGCGACCTGGAGCTGGCCCAAGAGAAAGCGGGTCAGCAACTGCGTGAAGCTAAAGCACAGGCAGCCGAAATCATTGAGCAAAGCAAGAAACGCGCTGCTCAGCTTGTCGAGGAAGCCCGTGAACAGGCCCGCGTCGAAGCTGACCGTGTGAAGGCTCAGGCTCTGGCCGAGATCGAACAGGAACTGAACAGCGCTAAAGACGCCCTGCGTGCCCAAGTGGGTGCTCTGGCCGTTGGCGGTGCTGAAAAGATCCTTGGCGCCACAATCGATCAAAACGCGCATGCGGAGCTGGTTAACAAACTGGCCGCTGAAATTTAAGCGAGGGCGATCATGGCAGAACTGACCACGTTGGCCCGACCTTACGCTAAGGCTGCCTTTGAGCATGCCCAGGCCCATCAGCAACTGGCCAATTGGTCAGCCATGCTCGGCCTGGCTGCTGCGGTGTCGCAAGACGACACCATGCAGCGCCTGCTCAAGGCCCCGCGACTGACGAGCGCAGAAAAGGCCGCCACGTTCATTGACGTGTGCGGTGACAAGTTCAATGCACAGGCACAGAATTTCATTCATGTTGCCGCGGAAAACGACCGTCTCCTGCTTCTGCCGGAGATTGCCGCTCTGTTCGACCTGTACAAGGCCGAGCAAGAGAAATCCGTGGACGTGGAAGTCACCAGTGCCTTCGCGTTGAACCAAGAACAGCAAGACAAACTCGCCAAGGTTCTCAGTGCACGGTTAGGCCAGGAAGTGCGCCTGCACGCGTCGGAGGATGCCAGCCTGATTG from Pseudomonas kermanshahensis encodes the following:
- the rsmG gene encoding 16S rRNA (guanine(527)-N(7))-methyltransferase RsmG, with protein sequence MSSLVTPQHAEELSTGARQLGIELSAQQHEMLLGYLALLIKWNKAYNLTAVRDPDEMVSRHLLDSLSVMSFIHSERDNWLDVGSGGGMPGIPLAILHPHKQVTVLDSNGKKTRFLTQVKMELKLDNLQVIHSRVEAFKPAQPFSGIISRAFSSMENFTNWTRHLGDTGTQWLAMKGLHPADELVALPADFTVESEQALTVPGCQGQRHLLILRRKA
- a CDS encoding ParA family protein, which gives rise to MAKVFAIANQKGGVGKTTTCINLAASLAATKRRVLLIDLDPQGNATMGSGVDKHELEHSVYDLLIGECDLAQAMHYSEHGGFQLLPANRDLTAAEVVLLEMQVKESRLRNALAPIRENYDFILIDCPPSLSMLTLNALVASDGVIIPMQCEYYALEGLSDLVDNIKRIAARLNPELKIEGLLRTMFDPRLSLNNDVSAQLKEHFGEQLYDTVIPRNIRLAEAPSFGMPALAYDKQSRGALAYLALAGELVRRQRRPSRTAQTT
- a CDS encoding ParB/RepB/Spo0J family partition protein, which produces MAVKKRGLGRGLDALLSGPSVSALEEQAVKIDQKELQHLPVELIQRGKYQPRRDMDPVALEELAHSIRTHGVMQPIVVRPIADNRYEIIAGERRWRATQQAGLDTVPAMVREVPDETAIAMALIENIQREDLNPLEEALALQRLQQEFELTQQQVADAVGKSRVTVANLLRLITLPEAIKTMLAHGDLEMGHARALLGLEEHRQEEGARHVVARGLTVRQTEALVRQWLSDKPDPVEPSKPDPDIARLEQRLAERLGSAVQIRHGNKGKGQLVIRYNSLDELQGVLAHIR
- a CDS encoding F0F1 ATP synthase subunit I; its protein translation is MEIRTPNRLPFHRWAVFPVLLTQCVVLLLATLVLWQWKGAVSGYSGLCGGLIAWLPNVYFAWKAFRFSGARAAQAIVKSFYAGEAGKMILTAVLFALTFAGVKPLAPLAVFGVFLLTLMVSWFAPLLMNKRLSRP
- the atpB gene encoding F0F1 ATP synthase subunit A, which translates into the protein MAAETASGYIQHHLQNLTYGQLPDGSWGFAHSAAEAKAMGFWAFHLDTLGWSVALGLIFLFIFRMAAKKATSGQPGGLQNFVEVMVDFVNGSVKDSFHGRSPVIAPLALTIFVWVFLMNAVDLVPVDWIPQLAILISGDPHIPFRAVSTTDPNATLAMAFSVFALIIFYSIKVKGLGGFIGELTLHPFGSKNIFVQILLIPVNFLLEFVTLIAKPISLALRLFGNMYAGELVFILIAVMFGSGLLWLSGLGVVLQWAWAVFHILIITLQAFIFMMLTIVYLSMAHEDNH
- the atpE gene encoding F0F1 ATP synthase subunit C; this translates as METVVGLTAIAVALLIGLGALGTAIGFGLLGGKFLEGAARQPEMVPMLQVKMFIVAGLLDAVTMIGVGIALFFTFANPFVGQIAG
- a CDS encoding F0F1 ATP synthase subunit B; protein product: MNINATLIGQSVAFLIFVLFCMKYVWPPVITALQERQKKIADGLDAANRAARDLELAQEKAGQQLREAKAQAAEIIEQSKKRAAQLVEEAREQARVEADRVKAQALAEIEQELNSAKDALRAQVGALAVGGAEKILGATIDQNAHAELVNKLAAEI
- a CDS encoding F0F1 ATP synthase subunit delta → MAELTTLARPYAKAAFEHAQAHQQLANWSAMLGLAAAVSQDDTMQRLLKAPRLTSAEKAATFIDVCGDKFNAQAQNFIHVAAENDRLLLLPEIAALFDLYKAEQEKSVDVEVTSAFALNQEQQDKLAKVLSARLGQEVRLHASEDASLIGGVVIRAGDLVIDGSVRGKIAKLAEALKS